In Marinobacter sp. M3C, the genomic stretch TGGGGGATATTGCCCTGCATGGCGGCCACCGATGTGGGTTCCTGTGCCAGGGTCGTCCAGTCTGTGCGGTTCAGGGCAGGGGCGACCAGCCAAGGCAATAGCCCAGCGACCACCACGGTAGCGGCCAAGGTATGTCGCGCTTGCAGTATTAGCCAAAGCGCGCCATAGGCGGCAACGGCGGTGGTTATTATGGCGAGAGTAACCAGATGCACTCCGCCTATGGGCGCCAACCCGGCCAGCGGACCGTCGGTGTGCGCGGTGCCCAAATACAGCCATGGAAAGCCTGTGAGCACCCATCCCCGCAGCCAGTCGCCCAAAAGCCAGATAGCCGGGAATAGCAACAGCCGGCGCACCGCACTAAAACGCGCGAGCTTGCCCCAGAACCAGAACACCAGGCCATGGAACAGCGCCAGGCCAGCCACAAACAGCGCGGTCAGAGCAATGGCGATCCATTGACCGGTGTTGCCGTACTCGCTAATGCTGACGTACACCCAGCTGGCGCCGCTGGCGAATAACCCCAAACCGGTAAGCCAACCGGCGCGGAAGAGCTGGCCGGACGCCAGAGGCACGCACACCAACAGAATCAGCAATATGGAAACAGGGCCCAGCCACCATAAATAGTAAGGCGCAAAGGTCAGGGTTTGCAGCCCGCCGGCAATCAACAGCAGTACGGCTCCTAGCCAGCGGTTGGCTGACAGGGAGCGGGTGACGGCAGAGGGGATGCTGGCGGGGTGTTGGTTGCTAATGTTATTCACTTACAACTCACTGCGGATAACCTGTAATAAGCGAATAACACGGTTGTCGGCGTTGGCAATGGTAAAACGCAAGCCACCGAATTCAACCGCTTCACCGCGCCTTGGCAGGTGTCCGAATTCCTTGAGAACCAGGCCGCCAATGGTGTCGAATTCTTCTTCGTCGAAACTGGCACTGAAAGCTTCGTTAAAGTCATCAATGGGGGTAACGGCCTTCACCGCCCAGCTACCATCGCCGTGGGCTTTGATGTGGGTTTCTTCGTCGAAGTCGTGCTCGTCTTCGATCTCGCCCACAATCTGCTCCAGAACGTCCTCAATGGTGACCAGACCGGCGGTACCGCCGTACTCGTCGACCACCATCGCCATATGGTTACGATTTTCTTTAAATTCCTTAAGCAGCTGGTTCAAGCGCTTGCTCTCGGGCACAAAATTAGGCGGTCGCAGAATTTCGCGAATATGATTCCAATCCAGCTCGCCATCCATCGCCAGTGGCAACAGGTCTTTGGCCAGCAGCACGCCAATGACGTCATCCGGGTTGTCGCCAATCACCGGA encodes the following:
- a CDS encoding transporter associated domain-containing protein, whose product is MSDDHSSRSQGSNNKSWLERISQAFSSGPESVEDVLEILRDAEAQEIIDTDAMSIIEGAMQVLDMRVEEIMIPRSQMITVKANQDPREFLGEIISSAHSRFPVIGDNPDDVIGVLLAKDLLPLAMDGELDWNHIREILRPPNFVPESKRLNQLLKEFKENRNHMAMVVDEYGGTAGLVTIEDVLEQIVGEIEDEHDFDEETHIKAHGDGSWAVKAVTPIDDFNEAFSASFDEEEFDTIGGLVLKEFGHLPRRGEAVEFGGLRFTIANADNRVIRLLQVIRSEL